In the Bacillota bacterium LX-D genome, one interval contains:
- a CDS encoding LL-diaminopimelate aminotransferase, with protein sequence MKEAQRIKKLPPYLFARIEKKIAEAKEQGIDIISLGIGDPDCPTPDHVIKKLVEEAHNPENHQYPSSVGMLTYRQAVADWYQKRFNVELDPKTEVVTLIGSKEGIAHINFCYVDPEDINLVPDPGYPVYGIGTLLAGGSPYLMPLKAENKFLPDLGAIPSDVAKKAKLMFLNYPNNPTGALASLDFYQDVVAFAKEYDVIVCHDAAYSEVCFEGYHAPSFLEVPGAKEVGIEFNSLSKPYNMTGWRIGWAAGRSDVIEALGRLKSNVDSGAFQAVQYAGIEALTGSQECVKKMQEIYRERRDIAVDGLNAMGWNLEKPKATFYLWVPVPKGYTSASFAELVLDKAGVIVTPGNGYGEYGEGYFRISLCIPKERIAEALQRMQQAIGKVEF encoded by the coding sequence AAGAATTAAAAAATTACCCCCTTATTTATTTGCTAGAATTGAAAAAAAAATAGCTGAAGCCAAAGAACAAGGAATTGATATAATTAGTTTAGGCATTGGAGATCCTGACTGCCCAACACCTGATCATGTAATTAAGAAATTAGTTGAAGAAGCTCATAATCCGGAAAATCATCAGTATCCATCTTCTGTTGGAATGCTAACCTACCGTCAAGCTGTAGCAGATTGGTATCAAAAGCGTTTTAATGTAGAGTTGGATCCAAAAACAGAAGTTGTAACTCTAATCGGTTCCAAAGAGGGAATTGCCCATATTAATTTTTGTTATGTAGATCCGGAAGATATAAACCTAGTACCTGACCCCGGTTATCCTGTCTACGGAATTGGCACATTGCTGGCTGGGGGAAGCCCTTATCTAATGCCTCTAAAAGCAGAAAATAAATTTTTGCCGGATTTAGGGGCTATTCCAAGTGATGTGGCTAAAAAAGCCAAATTAATGTTTCTTAATTATCCTAATAATCCAACAGGTGCATTAGCTTCTCTTGATTTCTATCAGGATGTTGTAGCTTTTGCCAAAGAGTACGATGTCATTGTTTGTCATGATGCAGCCTATAGTGAGGTTTGTTTTGAAGGTTATCATGCACCTAGCTTTTTAGAAGTTCCTGGTGCGAAAGAAGTTGGTATTGAATTTAATTCTCTTTCCAAGCCTTATAATATGACTGGCTGGAGAATTGGCTGGGCTGCTGGCAGGTCTGATGTCATTGAAGCTTTAGGCCGATTGAAGTCTAATGTGGATTCAGGTGCTTTCCAAGCTGTCCAGTACGCTGGCATTGAGGCTCTTACTGGAAGCCAGGAATGTGTAAAAAAAATGCAGGAGATTTATCGTGAACGTCGAGATATAGCAGTAGACGGACTAAACGCCATGGGCTGGAATCTAGAAAAGCCAAAGGCAACCTTCTATTTATGGGTACCAGTGCCTAAGGGCTATACTTCTGCAAGCTTTGCTGAGTTGGTTCTTGATAAAGCAGGAGTAATAGTTACTCCTGGCAACGGCTATGGTGAGTATGGAGAGGGCTATTTCCGTATTTCTCTTTGTATTCCTAAAGAAAGAATTGCAGAAGCTTTGCAACGGATGCAGCAGGCTATTGGCAAAGTAGAATTTTAA
- a CDS encoding adenosylhomocysteinase codes for MPEYSIRDLNLAPQGKLKIDWVKEHMPVLRAIEEEFKESKPFAGKKVVICLHLEAKTAYLAKVVQSGGAEVTVTASNPLSTQDDVVASLVQDGIGAFAWYGATDQEYKEHLHKALDFAPDLIIDDGGDLVSTIHTERRELLPKIRGGAEETTTGILRLKALSNEGILRFPMIGVNDALCKYLFDNRYGTGQSVWDGIMRTTNLVVAGKTVVVVGYGWCGKGVAMRAKGLGAKVIVTEIDPIKATEAMMDGFRVMPLIDAAPLGDFFVTVTGNLNVISKKHFEVMKDRAVMANAGHFDVEISKPDLNSLAVSKRTVRKNIEEYALQDGRKIYLLAEGRLVNLAAGDGHPAEIMDMTFALQALALQYVDENFGKLDPKLHLVSPEIDKRVANLKLQSLGINIDSLSEEQKKYLAGWEMQ; via the coding sequence ATGCCTGAATATTCCATTAGAGATCTTAATTTAGCTCCTCAAGGGAAGCTAAAAATTGATTGGGTAAAGGAACATATGCCTGTTTTAAGGGCAATTGAAGAAGAATTTAAGGAAAGTAAGCCTTTTGCCGGTAAAAAAGTAGTTATTTGCCTGCATTTAGAAGCAAAAACGGCTTATTTAGCAAAGGTTGTTCAAAGTGGCGGTGCGGAGGTAACTGTTACAGCAAGCAACCCTCTTTCCACACAAGATGACGTTGTGGCTTCCCTAGTTCAAGATGGCATTGGTGCTTTCGCTTGGTACGGAGCTACAGATCAAGAGTATAAGGAACATCTACATAAGGCTCTAGATTTTGCGCCGGACCTGATTATAGATGATGGCGGTGATTTGGTTTCCACAATCCATACAGAAAGACGGGAATTGCTGCCGAAAATCCGTGGGGGAGCTGAGGAAACAACAACCGGCATTCTGCGGTTAAAAGCACTGTCAAATGAAGGTATTCTCCGTTTTCCCATGATTGGTGTAAACGATGCCTTGTGCAAATATTTGTTTGATAATAGATATGGAACAGGACAATCTGTTTGGGACGGAATTATGCGCACTACGAATTTAGTGGTAGCCGGAAAAACAGTTGTTGTAGTAGGATATGGCTGGTGCGGCAAAGGCGTGGCTATGCGTGCTAAGGGATTAGGGGCAAAAGTTATTGTAACAGAAATTGATCCCATTAAAGCAACTGAAGCAATGATGGATGGTTTCCGAGTTATGCCTTTAATTGACGCTGCACCTCTTGGTGATTTCTTTGTTACCGTTACTGGAAATCTAAATGTTATTTCTAAAAAGCACTTTGAGGTCATGAAGGATAGAGCAGTAATGGCCAATGCAGGCCATTTCGATGTTGAAATTAGCAAGCCGGATTTAAACAGCCTAGCTGTTAGCAAAAGAACTGTACGAAAGAACATTGAAGAATATGCATTGCAAGATGGACGGAAAATTTATTTGCTGGCTGAAGGCAGATTAGTCAATTTGGCAGCAGGAGATGGCCACCCTGCTGAAATTATGGATATGACTTTTGCTCTTCAAGCTCTAGCACTACAGTATGTAGACGAAAATTTCGGCAAGTTAGACCCTAAATTACACTTAGTTAGTCCGGAAATTGATAAAAGGGTTGCTAATCTTAAATTACAAAGCCTAGGGATTAATATTGATTCTTTAAGCGAAGAACAGAAAAAATATTTGGCTGGCTGGGAAATGCAATAA
- a CDS encoding YicC/YloC family endoribonuclease, giving the protein MASSMTGYGRGEAIGSGKKVIVEMKSVNHRFLEIMVRLPRVYHKFEERIKSLIKDTFVRGRIDIFINIEEMEEKKRQVKVDKELAMAYYNSLKELTEILDISENIGVQNIAQYPDVLQVSELEEDNEAFWPLMEDALKNAVQEMTVMREEEGNRLKNDLLLRKQELVNYLQEIKKRSSSVVEEYRIKLENRIQEILGDVPVDPNRLALEVALIADRSCITEELVRLDSHFMQLEEILNGHGSVGRKLDFLIQEMHREINTIGSKSSDLEISKKVVEVKSEIEKIREQVQNLE; this is encoded by the coding sequence ATGGCAAGCAGTATGACCGGATATGGGCGGGGAGAAGCAATAGGTTCAGGTAAAAAAGTAATTGTTGAAATGAAATCAGTTAATCATCGTTTTTTAGAAATTATGGTACGGCTGCCTAGAGTATATCACAAATTTGAAGAAAGAATTAAATCCTTAATCAAAGATACTTTTGTACGAGGCAGGATTGATATCTTTATTAATATTGAGGAAATGGAAGAAAAAAAGCGTCAGGTTAAAGTTGACAAGGAATTAGCGATGGCTTATTATAATTCTTTGAAGGAATTAACTGAAATTCTGGATATTTCGGAGAATATTGGGGTTCAAAATATTGCCCAATACCCTGACGTACTTCAAGTAAGTGAATTGGAAGAGGATAATGAAGCCTTTTGGCCTTTGATGGAGGACGCATTAAAAAATGCAGTTCAGGAAATGACTGTAATGCGTGAAGAAGAAGGCAACCGCTTAAAAAATGATTTGCTCCTTAGAAAACAGGAATTGGTCAATTATTTGCAAGAGATTAAAAAACGTTCTAGTTCCGTTGTTGAGGAATACAGGATAAAATTAGAGAATAGGATTCAGGAGATTTTAGGGGATGTGCCTGTTGATCCTAATCGGCTTGCCTTGGAAGTAGCCTTAATTGCTGATCGTTCATGTATTACGGAAGAGTTAGTCAGATTAGACAGCCATTTTATGCAGCTTGAAGAGATATTAAATGGTCATGGTTCTGTGGGACGCAAATTAGATTTTTTAATCCAAGAAATGCATCGTGAGATAAATACAATCGGTTCAAAATCCAGTGACTTGGAGATAAGCAAAAAAGTAGTTGAAGTAAAAAGCGAAATTGAAAAGATTAGAGAACAAGTACAGAATCTTGAGTAA
- a CDS encoding DUF370 domain-containing protein encodes MEIKLINIGFGNIVSANRIVAIVSPESAPIKRIIQEARERGMLIDATYGRRTRGVIVTDSDHVILSAVQPETVANRLNTKEAISLPEGVE; translated from the coding sequence GTGGAAATAAAACTAATTAATATTGGTTTTGGCAACATTGTCTCGGCCAATAGAATTGTTGCCATTGTAAGTCCAGAATCAGCTCCAATTAAAAGAATAATTCAAGAGGCAAGAGAACGGGGAATGCTAATTGATGCTACATATGGACGGCGGACAAGAGGAGTTATTGTTACAGACAGCGATCATGTTATTCTATCTGCAGTACAACCTGAAACAGTAGCTAATCGGCTAAATACCAAGGAAGCAATTAGTTTGCCGGAAGGGGTAGAATAA
- the gmk gene encoding guanylate kinase: MSSFGLLIVISGPSGAGKGTICQELLSQLPELNYSISATTRHPRVNEKDGINYYFLTKEKFEQMIEQKEFLEWARVYDNYYGTPKKKVLEVLERGENIVLEIDIQGAKQIKEHYPEGIFIFIAPPSLKELKNRITKRGTDAEEVIKKRLGCAHEELKQLVNYDYVVVNDHLQNAVEKVKAIITAEQCKPAHLRSRNVDNLQGDE; the protein is encoded by the coding sequence GTGAGTTCCTTTGGTTTATTAATCGTAATTTCCGGCCCTTCAGGAGCAGGGAAAGGTACTATTTGCCAGGAACTTTTATCCCAACTTCCTGAGTTGAATTATTCTATCTCAGCCACTACTCGTCACCCTAGAGTAAATGAAAAAGACGGCATCAATTATTATTTTTTAACTAAAGAAAAGTTTGAACAAATGATTGAACAGAAAGAGTTTTTAGAATGGGCGCGAGTTTACGATAACTACTATGGTACCCCGAAAAAAAAAGTATTAGAAGTGTTGGAACGAGGGGAGAATATTGTTTTAGAAATCGATATTCAGGGAGCCAAGCAAATTAAAGAGCATTACCCTGAAGGCATATTTATTTTTATTGCCCCTCCTTCATTAAAGGAACTAAAGAATAGAATTACCAAACGTGGTACTGATGCAGAGGAGGTTATTAAAAAAAGGCTTGGTTGTGCCCATGAAGAATTAAAGCAATTAGTAAATTATGACTACGTAGTAGTTAACGACCATCTACAAAACGCTGTGGAAAAAGTTAAAGCTATAATTACAGCAGAACAATGTAAGCCTGCTCACTTAAGAAGTAGAAATGTAGATAATTTACAAGGCGATGAATAA
- the rpoZ gene encoding DNA-directed RNA polymerase subunit omega gives MNKPTIDELMRYVDSKYTLVVVAAKRARSFTESPETLSAKGIKPVTRALEEIAAGKVSYERTKTGIK, from the coding sequence ATGAATAAGCCAACAATAGATGAGTTAATGAGGTATGTGGATAGTAAGTATACTCTGGTAGTTGTAGCGGCTAAAAGGGCACGTTCATTTACTGAAAGTCCTGAAACTCTTAGCGCCAAAGGGATCAAGCCTGTCACCAGGGCACTTGAAGAAATTGCTGCTGGTAAAGTTTCTTATGAAAGAACAAAAACAGGAATTAAATAA
- the coaBC gene encoding bifunctional phosphopantothenoylcysteine decarboxylase/phosphopantothenate--cysteine ligase CoaBC, with protein sequence MEKSSKTIIVGVTGGIAAYKSVELVSSLVKLGHEVHVILTKSAQDFITPLTFQTITKQHVWLDQLNLDREEYVPHVDLGAKADLVVIAPASANTIAKITWGLADNILTSTILATKAPILLAPAMNVNMYQNTVTQGNLNRLKELGCYFVEPEEGILACGVVGKGRLAATSKILEAIDRILYPNLDFLGKTVLITAGGTQEAIDPVRYIGNRSSGKMGFALAREAQRKGARVILVAGPTHIEPPLGVEYFPIVSSQEMYDKVLEFYSISDIVLMAAAVADYKPTISFTKKHKKESGNLVLGLQRTPDILFELGQNKKEQILVGFAAETEDLLANAEAKLNKKNLDLIVANDITKPGAGFNSDTNIVTLVFPNGKKVALPQLHKADIAAKILDAVTELPLFKLKKQ encoded by the coding sequence ATGGAAAAAAGTTCAAAAACTATTATAGTTGGGGTTACTGGAGGTATTGCTGCTTATAAATCGGTGGAACTTGTTAGCAGCTTAGTTAAACTAGGCCACGAAGTACATGTGATTTTAACTAAGTCTGCTCAAGATTTTATTACTCCTTTAACTTTTCAAACTATTACAAAGCAGCATGTTTGGCTGGACCAACTTAATTTGGATAGGGAAGAATATGTGCCTCATGTAGATTTGGGAGCAAAGGCCGATTTAGTAGTTATTGCTCCTGCTTCTGCAAATACTATCGCTAAAATTACTTGGGGGCTGGCAGATAATATTTTAACTTCCACAATTTTAGCCACTAAAGCACCAATTTTATTGGCTCCTGCCATGAACGTAAATATGTACCAAAATACTGTCACTCAAGGTAATTTAAATAGGCTTAAGGAATTGGGATGCTATTTTGTAGAGCCTGAAGAAGGAATATTAGCTTGTGGAGTAGTTGGTAAGGGAAGATTAGCAGCCACCTCGAAAATTTTAGAAGCTATTGATAGAATACTTTATCCAAATCTTGATTTCCTTGGGAAAACAGTCTTGATTACAGCTGGTGGAACCCAGGAAGCCATAGATCCTGTACGTTATATAGGTAACAGAAGTTCAGGGAAAATGGGTTTTGCTTTAGCACGAGAAGCCCAAAGAAAGGGAGCCAGGGTGATTTTAGTTGCAGGGCCTACGCATATTGAACCTCCTTTAGGCGTGGAATACTTTCCCATTGTAAGCTCTCAAGAAATGTATGATAAGGTGCTGGAATTTTATTCGATTTCGGATATTGTTCTAATGGCTGCAGCAGTTGCAGATTATAAGCCCACTATTAGTTTTACCAAGAAGCATAAAAAAGAGTCCGGTAATCTAGTGTTAGGGTTGCAAAGGACTCCTGATATTTTATTCGAACTTGGTCAAAATAAGAAAGAGCAAATATTAGTAGGATTTGCAGCAGAAACAGAAGATTTACTGGCTAATGCGGAAGCAAAGCTAAACAAAAAGAATTTAGATTTAATCGTAGCTAATGATATTACTAAGCCTGGGGCAGGCTTTAATAGTGACACTAATATTGTCACCCTAGTATTTCCTAACGGAAAGAAAGTTGCCCTTCCCCAGTTACACAAAGCTGATATAGCTGCAAAAATTTTAGATGCTGTTACGGAATTACCGCTATTCAAGTTAAAAAAACAGTAA